In Thermospira aquatica, the following proteins share a genomic window:
- a CDS encoding helix-turn-helix domain-containing protein: MREVITMTLKAQKRAKILEMVKNKKIKQKDAAIILGICRRQLIRIFKEYLSKGDEALNHKLIGKPGNHRISSDIKEKIMQIVRNNYKGFKPTFIAEKLYEEHHIKIGASTLRLWMMETGLWKKIRKTAKHRTRRPRKEHFGEMIQMDGSIHDWFGTGKEVCLMNMVDDATGTSYGLFDTGETTQVALQCLFDWIMKYGIPYSIYCDYKSLFYTKREATIEEQLAGKLPLTKFERGLP, encoded by the coding sequence ATGAGAGAGGTGATAACGATGACACTTAAAGCACAGAAGAGGGCAAAAATACTGGAGATGGTAAAGAACAAGAAAATCAAGCAGAAAGATGCTGCAATAATACTGGGGATTTGCAGAAGGCAACTTATTCGAATTTTTAAAGAATATTTATCAAAGGGTGATGAAGCCCTCAATCACAAATTAATAGGCAAACCGGGGAATCACAGAATTAGCAGTGATATCAAAGAGAAAATTATGCAGATAGTACGGAATAATTATAAAGGTTTTAAGCCGACATTTATAGCTGAAAAGCTTTATGAGGAACATCATATAAAAATAGGAGCATCAACGCTTCGTTTATGGATGATGGAAACAGGATTGTGGAAGAAAATAAGAAAAACTGCGAAACACCGTACCAGAAGGCCGAGAAAAGAGCATTTTGGAGAAATGATTCAAATGGACGGCAGCATTCACGACTGGTTTGGGACAGGCAAAGAAGTCTGTCTGATGAATATGGTGGATGATGCTACAGGCACATCTTACGGTCTTTTCGACACAGGAGAAACGACACAAGTAGCGCTGCAATGTTTGTTTGACTGGATAATGAAATACGGTATTCCTTATTCGATCTATTGTGATTATAAAAGCCTGTTCTATACGAAACGGGAAGCGACCATAGAAGAACAGCTTGCAGGGAAATTGCCTCTAACAAAGTTTGAGAGAGGTCTGCCATAG
- the rpsP gene encoding 30S ribosomal protein S16 yields MGKAKQPYYRIVVVDSRAPRDGAYIESLGYYHPTEDGKTSLDLGRYEEWVKKGAIPTPVVKNLVKKAKRA; encoded by the coding sequence ATGGGTAAAGCAAAACAGCCTTACTACCGTATTGTTGTGGTTGATAGTCGTGCTCCACGAGATGGTGCGTATATTGAGAGTTTGGGATATTACCATCCAACAGAGGATGGAAAAACGTCTCTTGATCTTGGTCGCTATGAGGAGTGGGTGAAGAAAGGGGCTATTCCTACTCCTGTGGTAAAAAATCTGGTGAAAAAGGCAAAGAGGGCATAA
- the rimM gene encoding ribosome maturation factor RimM (Essential for efficient processing of 16S rRNA): MIKEPLVLIGRFTRPYGLKGQIKVQWYVDTIEDLEAFSRFYIEDRKAIGGYKEISFLEIKEYQKAYVATVAGMEDRTHAETLVGKAIYVSEEDLPVLPEGEFYIRDILGCEVLYEGEVFGVVDNFFEVGPRTLFIVRMKSGKSLAVPYEPRYFVKVDRVAKKIEASHLAELL; encoded by the coding sequence GTGATAAAAGAACCGCTGGTTCTTATTGGTCGTTTTACCAGACCCTACGGTCTTAAGGGCCAGATCAAGGTTCAGTGGTATGTAGATACCATAGAAGACCTCGAGGCTTTCTCGCGTTTTTATATCGAAGACAGGAAGGCCATTGGGGGGTATAAAGAGATCTCCTTTTTGGAGATCAAAGAGTACCAGAAGGCTTATGTGGCTACGGTTGCCGGGATGGAGGATAGAACCCACGCAGAGACTTTGGTAGGAAAAGCTATCTATGTCTCTGAAGAGGACCTCCCTGTATTGCCCGAGGGAGAGTTTTATATCCGGGATATCCTTGGATGTGAGGTTCTCTATGAGGGTGAAGTGTTTGGCGTTGTGGACAACTTTTTTGAAGTGGGGCCAAGAACGCTTTTTATTGTGAGGATGAAAAGCGGGAAAAGCTTGGCAGTGCCTTATGAACCCCGGTACTTTGTAAAGGTGGATAGAGTGGCTAAGAAGATTGAAGCCAGTCATCTTGCCGAGCTTTTGTAA
- the trmD gene encoding tRNA (guanosine(37)-N1)-methyltransferase TrmD — translation MRFDVVTIFPELIEAYLQKGILKRAIEEKRVSVMAHQLRDFSPFKGGRVDAPIVGHGKGMLFRPEPLAEAVRKLRIPGGKVVLMSPQGERLSAKMARELSVLPQLILIAARYEGVDARFVRRYVDREVSIGDFVLMGGELPALCVIEAVTRFVGEVLESEAVEGESFEAGLLEHDHYTEPDNFEGLGIPEVLKSGHHQQVTAWRHYNALAKTYLKRPDLFGAYEPLWKERQGSFLKVLRRQNEEMRKFLTDIQKIVKEWKDGREHETE, via the coding sequence ATGCGTTTTGATGTGGTAACGATATTCCCTGAGTTGATAGAGGCTTATCTTCAAAAGGGCATACTTAAGCGAGCCATTGAGGAAAAAAGAGTGTCAGTGATGGCTCATCAGCTTCGGGATTTTTCGCCCTTTAAGGGAGGGCGGGTGGATGCTCCGATAGTTGGCCATGGCAAGGGGATGTTGTTTCGTCCTGAACCACTGGCAGAGGCGGTCCGCAAACTCCGTATACCCGGTGGAAAGGTGGTGCTCATGTCCCCCCAGGGAGAGCGGTTGAGTGCAAAGATGGCACGCGAACTATCGGTTCTTCCTCAATTGATACTTATTGCGGCACGCTATGAAGGAGTCGATGCACGGTTTGTGCGTCGGTATGTGGATAGAGAAGTCTCCATAGGGGATTTTGTGTTGATGGGCGGTGAACTCCCGGCCTTGTGTGTCATAGAGGCGGTAACGAGGTTTGTGGGAGAAGTGTTGGAATCCGAAGCTGTTGAGGGCGAAAGTTTTGAAGCAGGGCTTCTGGAACATGATCACTACACAGAACCCGATAATTTTGAGGGTCTGGGGATTCCCGAGGTCCTCAAAAGTGGACACCATCAGCAGGTGACAGCGTGGAGACACTACAATGCGCTGGCGAAAACCTACCTGAAAAGACCTGATCTCTTTGGAGCGTATGAGCCCTTGTGGAAAGAGAGACAGGGATCTTTTCTTAAGGTTTTACGACGGCAAAATGAAGAGATGCGGAAGTTTTTAACCGATATACAAAAAATTGTGAAGGAGTGGAAAGATGGCAGAGAACACGAAACAGAATAG
- the rplS gene encoding 50S ribosomal protein L19, producing the protein MEEVEKAILAEQNNFDKFPPFNVGDTVRVHVKIKEGDKERIQPYEGVVIMFQNAGPRRSFTVRRISYGVAIERVFPFHSPYIASVEVVRRGRVRRAKLTYLRGRFGRSAVLEEKV; encoded by the coding sequence CTGGAAGAGGTAGAGAAGGCTATTCTTGCAGAACAGAATAATTTTGATAAGTTTCCTCCCTTTAATGTGGGTGATACCGTTCGTGTCCATGTTAAGATCAAAGAAGGAGACAAGGAACGTATTCAGCCTTATGAAGGTGTGGTAATCATGTTCCAGAATGCCGGGCCTCGTCGAAGTTTTACCGTTCGACGTATCAGTTATGGAGTGGCCATTGAAAGGGTGTTTCCTTTCCACTCACCTTATATTGCTAGCGTAGAGGTTGTACGTCGTGGACGTGTTCGCCGGGCAAAACTCACCTATCTCCGTGGTCGCTTTGGACGTTCGGCTGTTCTGGAGGAGAAGGTATAA
- a CDS encoding ribonuclease HII, giving the protein MSRVPADVDLLLHERELYRQGYRFLAGIDEAGRGPLAGPVVATCVIVDMQKVPCIEGVYDSKALTERQRFLLYERICSEFLAWGVGVVDNTEIDRINIYQAARKAMGEALYACHHPYDAVLVDAMPLALEKPVLSLVKGDQRSFLIAAASIVAKVYRDRLMDELHAQYPYYGWDKNRGYPTKQHREAIIRYGLSPFHRLSFDCYGKGNPDKCPPDKIHVDEFDREDQTPAREEDTSVRGKIGGSFHSERNGYAEKLPDSRFVSRSHDREE; this is encoded by the coding sequence ATGTCTCGCGTCCCTGCGGATGTGGATCTTTTGCTTCATGAGAGAGAGCTTTATAGGCAGGGGTATCGTTTTTTGGCAGGAATTGATGAAGCAGGGCGAGGGCCATTAGCAGGTCCTGTTGTAGCAACATGCGTTATTGTGGATATGCAAAAAGTGCCCTGCATTGAAGGTGTGTATGATTCTAAAGCGCTGACAGAACGTCAGCGCTTTCTGCTTTATGAGAGGATCTGTTCGGAGTTTTTGGCCTGGGGTGTGGGTGTCGTTGATAATACAGAAATCGATAGGATCAACATCTACCAGGCTGCCAGAAAAGCGATGGGAGAAGCTCTTTACGCTTGTCATCATCCTTACGATGCGGTTCTGGTAGATGCCATGCCACTTGCTCTTGAAAAACCTGTTCTTTCTCTTGTCAAAGGAGATCAGAGGTCGTTTCTCATAGCTGCCGCATCTATTGTTGCCAAGGTTTACCGTGATCGACTGATGGATGAACTTCATGCCCAATATCCGTATTACGGATGGGACAAAAACCGTGGTTATCCTACAAAGCAGCACAGAGAAGCTATCATTCGTTATGGACTTTCACCGTTTCATCGTCTGAGTTTTGATTGCTACGGGAAAGGCAATCCGGACAAATGCCCACCAGATAAAATACATGTTGATGAATTTGATAGGGAAGATCAAACACCTGCAAGGGAAGAGGACACTTCGGTAAGGGGAAAAATCGGTGGCAGCTTTCACAGTGAAAGAAATGGGTATGCTGAGAAGTTGCCAGATAGTAGGTTTGTGTCCCGTTCTCATGACAGGGAAGAATAA
- a CDS encoding phosphatidylglycerophosphatase A family protein — MTREKNIKHDIIDFVVTGFYTGYFPFMPGTFGSLVGVFLFILLSPLGIWFYLIWVMILCLAIPITTYAEKHIYASKDPQVIVIDEILGMMATLFTFSFRGDIESWEFVIFGFLFFRLFDITKPTPIASLQKINGGFGVMIDDLFAAFYANLLLQIIRFAPSLLPL, encoded by the coding sequence ATGACCAGAGAAAAAAACATCAAGCATGATATTATTGATTTTGTCGTGACGGGTTTCTATACAGGGTATTTTCCTTTTATGCCCGGAACATTCGGAAGTTTAGTAGGAGTTTTTCTTTTTATTCTTCTTAGCCCTCTGGGTATATGGTTTTACCTTATCTGGGTAATGATTCTTTGTCTTGCCATTCCCATAACCACCTATGCAGAAAAGCATATCTATGCCTCCAAAGATCCCCAGGTGATTGTCATCGATGAGATTCTCGGGATGATGGCAACCCTTTTTACTTTTTCGTTTCGGGGAGATATCGAGAGTTGGGAATTTGTGATTTTTGGGTTTCTTTTCTTCAGGCTCTTTGATATTACCAAGCCAACGCCAATTGCCTCACTTCAGAAAATTAACGGTGGATTCGGGGTGATGATAGACGATCTCTTTGCTGCGTTTTACGCAAATCTGCTTCTCCAGATCATTCGATTTGCCCCCTCACTTCTTCCTCTCTAA
- a CDS encoding CDP-alcohol phosphatidyltransferase family protein produces MNAREFWTIPNILTYIRILLIPFILYGILVNTWESLTLAFALYGLSALTDTFDGIIARKFHQSSEWGAYIDPLADKFLVWAVYGVFCTLPFLHIPWYVVLPILLRDLWVTWLRNYAKKHNLVFKTSFIAKAKTTAQMVGITVILFFMWGLKTISHWVYHTPMDYPQIIQRLNLPAFLLYVSLFLTILIVLFTLYTGWDYYKKMSPGGEK; encoded by the coding sequence ATGAACGCTCGAGAATTCTGGACAATTCCAAACATTTTGACGTACATTCGGATACTTCTTATTCCCTTCATTCTTTATGGAATTTTAGTCAATACCTGGGAAAGTCTCACACTTGCTTTTGCGTTGTACGGGCTTTCGGCTCTCACAGATACCTTTGATGGTATCATCGCCCGAAAATTCCACCAATCAAGCGAATGGGGAGCGTACATCGATCCGCTCGCTGACAAGTTTCTTGTCTGGGCAGTTTACGGAGTTTTTTGTACCCTTCCCTTTTTGCATATCCCATGGTATGTGGTACTTCCTATCCTTCTGCGAGATCTCTGGGTAACATGGCTTCGGAACTATGCCAAAAAACACAACCTCGTTTTCAAAACCTCTTTTATCGCCAAAGCAAAGACAACAGCCCAAATGGTGGGCATCACCGTTATCCTGTTTTTTATGTGGGGACTAAAAACAATCTCGCATTGGGTCTACCATACTCCCATGGACTATCCACAAATTATCCAGAGGCTTAACCTCCCTGCTTTTTTACTCTATGTTTCTCTTTTTTTGACAATCCTTATTGTTCTCTTTACTCTTTATACAGGTTGGGATTATTATAAAAAAATGTCACCTGGAGGAGAAAAATGA
- the rimO gene encoding 30S ribosomal protein S12 methylthiotransferase RimO, giving the protein MKKVFLDALGCPKALVDAERMAYFLGTQSYTMVTTPEEADIIIVNTCGFIEEAKKESIETLLGYAELKKNNPDLEIVATGCLTERYKEKLLSLIPEIDHATGVKDPSLVLKTLSQSSYTDQTNYSDIRWKTERVLQFSGMAYAYLKISEGCNRQCGFCVIPSIRGSQRSRPIEDIVEEAYFLRDQGIEELILIAEDTSSYGLDLYKERSLTKLLPELTKIGFPWIRIMYLYPEPEVLRIVQMMKDLPGIVPYIDIPLQHASPHILESMKRGGSDGEFLTYIENIRNILPDISIRSTFILGYPGERDEDVEILARFLQKAELDRVGFFAYSDEEESYAHSLKPKIPKKKIKERIAYVANIQKSISEKRLSRFIGKTLTCINDGESRLVKGKPYRFLRTPYDAPEIDGGVYVPDNENLDTQVFHTVKIESVTSSYDLKGRIV; this is encoded by the coding sequence TTGAAAAAGGTTTTTCTCGATGCGCTTGGCTGTCCCAAAGCCCTCGTCGACGCTGAACGAATGGCATATTTTCTGGGTACACAATCTTATACGATGGTTACTACCCCAGAAGAAGCGGACATCATCATTGTCAATACCTGTGGTTTCATTGAAGAAGCCAAAAAAGAGTCTATAGAAACCCTCCTCGGCTATGCAGAACTCAAAAAAAACAATCCAGACCTTGAAATTGTAGCCACAGGGTGTCTCACAGAGCGCTACAAAGAAAAGCTTCTTTCTCTCATCCCTGAGATAGATCACGCTACAGGCGTCAAGGATCCCTCCCTGGTGCTCAAGACCCTCTCCCAAAGCTCCTATACCGATCAAACCAACTACAGTGATATCCGATGGAAAACTGAACGTGTCCTTCAATTCTCAGGAATGGCCTATGCCTATCTGAAGATCTCCGAAGGGTGCAATCGCCAATGCGGTTTTTGTGTTATTCCTTCGATACGTGGTTCTCAAAGAAGCCGCCCCATTGAAGACATTGTTGAAGAAGCTTACTTTCTTCGAGATCAGGGAATAGAAGAACTCATCCTGATTGCGGAGGATACCTCGAGCTATGGTCTTGACCTTTATAAAGAGCGTTCCCTCACAAAACTCCTTCCAGAACTCACCAAGATAGGTTTCCCCTGGATACGTATCATGTACCTCTACCCCGAACCAGAGGTTCTCCGCATTGTCCAGATGATGAAAGATCTCCCCGGTATTGTTCCCTATATCGATATTCCCCTCCAGCATGCAAGCCCACATATCCTTGAATCCATGAAACGGGGAGGAAGTGATGGTGAATTTCTCACGTATATTGAAAACATCCGTAACATTCTTCCCGATATAAGCATTCGATCAACATTCATCCTGGGTTATCCCGGTGAACGTGACGAGGATGTGGAAATCCTTGCAAGATTCTTACAAAAAGCCGAACTGGACAGAGTAGGCTTTTTCGCTTACTCTGATGAAGAAGAAAGTTACGCCCACTCCCTTAAACCAAAAATTCCCAAAAAAAAGATCAAAGAACGCATCGCCTATGTTGCCAACATCCAGAAATCCATCTCTGAAAAACGCCTCTCCCGATTTATTGGCAAAACCCTCACCTGCATCAATGATGGGGAAAGTCGTCTCGTAAAAGGAAAACCCTACCGTTTTCTTCGAACGCCCTATGACGCCCCGGAAATCGACGGGGGAGTTTACGTCCCGGATAACGAAAATCTGGACACCCAAGTATTTCATACTGTGAAAATAGAGTCTGTAACCTCATCCTATGATCTTAAAGGGAGGATAGTATGA
- a CDS encoding helix-turn-helix domain-containing protein, translated as MAEKKTVGDLLSEARREKGLSLDEIARETNISRSYLEAFEKNDFSAFPAETYIIGFLKTYAEVLDLDTNLLIQAYRHQIQLDHEIPLEELVGKHTPWYEQISPQVWRQIVLVVQGIILFFGLFAIFWQLATSSPANREINSQNRSHFDENSLSLLATQKFKIGQEIFITNAKKNTIHIVFEKQNLDKSLVLEINGRKYTLKQQEVFALDTDGDTFNDLVLEVFSTKPKAIRISASVLQADQTLAFKSIFGIQSQFIEGQIDHESILYTANEATDIPIKIQGIDTGFCRLIIDNGEPQVFQIERGFEKEIRFKQYVILSLGNAAAVKLLINNREESGGGWGETTKSVLYWKKDRNRYNLVRTFLR; from the coding sequence ATGGCCGAAAAAAAGACCGTTGGGGATTTACTTAGCGAGGCCAGACGGGAAAAGGGGCTCTCTCTGGACGAAATAGCTCGAGAAACAAACATCTCTCGGAGTTATTTAGAAGCATTTGAAAAAAACGATTTTTCTGCTTTTCCTGCAGAAACATACATCATAGGTTTTTTAAAGACCTATGCTGAGGTTCTTGATCTGGATACCAATCTGCTTATCCAGGCCTATAGACATCAGATCCAACTTGATCACGAGATTCCTCTCGAGGAACTGGTAGGTAAACATACCCCCTGGTATGAACAAATCTCACCACAGGTATGGCGACAAATCGTTCTTGTGGTGCAGGGTATTATACTGTTTTTTGGACTTTTTGCTATCTTTTGGCAGCTTGCAACATCCTCTCCTGCCAACAGAGAGATCAACTCTCAAAATCGTTCCCATTTTGATGAAAACTCTCTCTCCCTTCTCGCAACCCAAAAGTTTAAAATTGGCCAGGAAATCTTCATCACAAATGCAAAAAAAAACACCATTCATATCGTCTTTGAGAAACAAAATCTCGACAAATCTCTGGTTTTAGAAATTAACGGCAGAAAATACACCCTCAAACAACAAGAGGTTTTTGCATTGGATACCGATGGAGACACCTTTAACGACCTGGTTCTTGAAGTATTTTCAACCAAACCAAAAGCTATCCGTATTTCAGCCTCGGTATTGCAAGCCGATCAGACGCTTGCATTCAAAAGTATCTTTGGCATCCAGTCTCAATTTATCGAGGGTCAAATAGACCACGAGAGTATCCTCTATACCGCCAATGAAGCTACAGATATCCCTATAAAAATCCAGGGAATCGATACAGGTTTTTGTCGTCTTATCATTGACAACGGCGAACCACAGGTGTTTCAGATAGAGCGCGGTTTTGAAAAAGAAATTCGCTTCAAACAGTATGTCATTCTTTCTCTAGGAAATGCAGCAGCCGTCAAGTTACTCATCAACAACCGGGAAGAGAGTGGTGGAGGATGGGGAGAAACCACCAAAAGTGTTCTCTACTGGAAAAAAGATCGTAACCGATACAACCTTGTTCGGACCTTTCTGAGATAA
- a CDS encoding M14 family zinc carboxypeptidase, whose product MPKFILLLFFPILIGWADEYQPLRKLFDFDAYEARILSLTNLPGIKVFSIGKSHGGRNLWMIEITPRQSSDYNVLFLGSAHPIEWHAQEIPLRLAEYLATNRQNLRATCYVLPIFNPDGFAYMRVIPVFYASNRKNRYFPQEEKRPHVYTAGVDLNRNFSYHWQKTSSDPTHPYYSGSAPMSEPETQALDRFVSSVKLSYVISFHTPGNVVQYPWGYTKSPQTNTHLIAFAHWMASNIGRGYRARQDSANYLKPGCEIDWFYGEKKIPAIRLEISKKLIDPDLEDYPAIQNAIKAFLCLPNPHLP is encoded by the coding sequence ATGCCTAAGTTTATTTTGTTGCTTTTCTTCCCGATCTTGATAGGATGGGCAGACGAGTATCAACCCTTAAGAAAGCTTTTTGATTTTGATGCTTATGAAGCACGCATCCTCTCGCTGACCAATCTTCCGGGGATAAAAGTCTTCTCTATCGGCAAAAGCCATGGAGGAAGAAATCTCTGGATGATAGAGATCACCCCTCGCCAATCATCGGATTATAACGTGCTTTTTTTGGGGAGTGCCCATCCTATCGAATGGCATGCCCAGGAAATACCCCTTCGACTTGCAGAGTATCTCGCCACCAACAGGCAAAACCTACGGGCAACCTGTTATGTGCTCCCCATTTTTAACCCCGACGGATTTGCTTATATGAGGGTTATCCCTGTTTTCTACGCCAGCAACCGAAAAAATCGCTACTTTCCACAGGAAGAAAAACGACCTCACGTGTACACAGCTGGTGTCGATCTCAACAGAAACTTCTCCTACCATTGGCAAAAAACCTCTTCCGACCCCACCCACCCCTACTACAGCGGATCTGCGCCGATGAGTGAACCAGAAACCCAGGCGCTGGATAGGTTTGTCTCTTCGGTAAAGCTTTCGTACGTCATTTCTTTTCATACCCCTGGCAACGTCGTTCAATACCCATGGGGATACACCAAAAGTCCCCAAACCAACACCCATCTCATCGCCTTTGCGCATTGGATGGCCTCAAACATCGGACGGGGATACAGAGCCCGCCAGGATAGCGCCAACTACCTCAAGCCAGGATGTGAAATTGACTGGTTCTACGGAGAAAAAAAGATCCCTGCCATACGTTTAGAAATATCCAAAAAACTTATCGATCCTGATCTTGAGGATTATCCTGCTATACAAAACGCGATAAAGGCTTTCCTCTGTCTTCCAAATCCCCATCTTCCTTAA
- a CDS encoding ECF transporter S component → MKQNTQTLTIPLRSWDAWLGEIGFWALAIVVPLMGHLFHWNVRAVLPMHWVIMLAALVYGRMGGFAAGLVSPLLNTLLTGMPAPAMLLPMTLEITTYGFVTGTLREKLRWHGSFCVLFAIIAGRSVFLVYHLLFRTYQGDFLVWAWKTLQPGLFAALLQVILLPLMAYLILKLLNNKSHA, encoded by the coding sequence ATGAAACAAAACACACAGACACTTACCATTCCTCTCCGTAGCTGGGATGCCTGGTTAGGCGAAATAGGCTTTTGGGCTCTTGCTATTGTTGTCCCTTTGATGGGTCATCTCTTTCACTGGAATGTGCGCGCCGTACTCCCTATGCACTGGGTAATCATGCTGGCGGCTCTGGTTTATGGAAGAATGGGGGGTTTTGCTGCAGGACTTGTGTCTCCTCTTCTCAATACGCTCCTCACCGGTATGCCTGCTCCGGCTATGCTTTTGCCCATGACGCTTGAAATCACTACTTACGGTTTTGTTACTGGCACCCTGAGGGAAAAGCTTCGCTGGCACGGTTCGTTTTGTGTCCTGTTTGCTATCATTGCAGGGAGAAGTGTTTTTCTTGTTTATCATCTTCTTTTTCGTACGTATCAGGGTGATTTTTTGGTTTGGGCATGGAAAACGCTTCAACCAGGGCTTTTCGCCGCTCTTCTCCAGGTAATTTTACTCCCCCTGATGGCATACTTGATACTGAAGCTTCTCAATAATAAGAGTCATGCCTAA
- a CDS encoding lysophospholipid acyltransferase family protein has protein sequence MGKRRIKPHEYIGYLLEAIVVIPLSLIVALLPWRVGYALADALAALFFRIDKKNKKWAYENLKIIFADNPLSQKEADDLVKRTYKNLARGGFEYFKIWQISAKNASHFAYFENYHYIEECLTQGKGIIVVTCHLGNWEYFGSIAAKKGVNLAVIINRQFNPFTDAWLRFIREKWGKIKCFYNEVADMKGIVRHLKNNGVIAILADQTYYFKPIFVPFFGKQSATADGPAKLHLRYDSPIVMGFSIREPDGRYRLTFEKPYIHPKTNDFEKDVHEVMTYINSRYEEYIRRYPDQWFSLLHPRWERTRPEDFENIDWDPF, from the coding sequence GTGGGAAAACGGCGAATTAAACCACATGAATACATCGGTTATCTCCTTGAAGCTATAGTAGTTATCCCTCTGAGTCTTATCGTTGCCCTTCTTCCCTGGAGGGTAGGTTACGCGCTTGCTGATGCGCTGGCAGCACTTTTCTTCAGGATAGACAAAAAAAACAAAAAATGGGCCTACGAAAATCTCAAAATTATCTTTGCTGACAACCCCCTGTCTCAAAAAGAGGCCGATGACCTCGTAAAACGCACCTACAAAAACCTTGCTCGTGGAGGATTTGAGTACTTCAAGATCTGGCAGATTAGTGCTAAAAACGCCTCTCATTTTGCCTACTTTGAAAACTATCACTACATTGAAGAATGTCTCACCCAGGGCAAAGGAATCATCGTCGTTACCTGTCATCTTGGAAATTGGGAGTACTTTGGAAGTATCGCCGCCAAAAAGGGAGTTAATCTCGCTGTTATTATCAATCGCCAATTTAATCCCTTCACCGATGCATGGCTCCGTTTCATCCGTGAAAAATGGGGCAAAATCAAATGTTTCTATAATGAAGTGGCCGATATGAAGGGTATTGTCCGTCATCTTAAGAATAACGGGGTTATTGCTATCCTGGCTGACCAGACGTATTATTTCAAACCGATCTTTGTGCCTTTTTTTGGAAAACAGAGTGCTACTGCCGATGGACCTGCTAAACTCCACTTGAGATACGACTCTCCCATTGTGATGGGTTTCAGCATCCGGGAGCCTGATGGAAGATACCGGCTTACTTTTGAAAAACCGTATATCCACCCCAAAACCAACGACTTTGAAAAAGACGTGCACGAGGTGATGACCTATATCAACTCACGGTACGAAGAATACATCCGCCGTTATCCAGATCAGTGGTTTTCACTTCTTCATCCCCGATGGGAGAGAACACGTCCAGAAGATTTTGAGAATATTGATTGGGATCCATTCTAA
- a CDS encoding tetratricopeptide repeat protein yields MQKYLLLSLVLFLTIGGCSQSTSVKEDIKKLSPNILMDKAAERYSVYDYKNALMYYQAVLDNYPESYEDVAWARYEMGYIYYIQKKYNKSKEYFEAAAASKNAPHAVIILSEMMLSKLPTQSISK; encoded by the coding sequence ATGCAAAAATACCTGCTGCTCTCACTCGTTTTATTTCTCACTATCGGAGGATGCTCTCAATCAACCTCTGTCAAAGAGGATATAAAAAAGCTTTCTCCCAATATCCTGATGGATAAAGCTGCTGAACGCTATAGTGTTTACGATTATAAAAATGCCCTGATGTACTATCAAGCTGTCCTCGACAATTACCCAGAAAGCTATGAGGATGTAGCCTGGGCTCGATATGAGATGGGGTATATCTACTACATCCAAAAAAAATACAACAAATCAAAAGAATATTTTGAAGCAGCGGCAGCTTCCAAAAATGCCCCTCATGCGGTTATCATCCTCTCAGAGATGATGCTTTCCAAACTCCCAACTCAATCCATTTCAAAATAG